A genomic region of Kribbella sp. NBC_00382 contains the following coding sequences:
- a CDS encoding alpha/beta fold hydrolase — translation MSTPRTMTLPDGVHPATLETDRGSFATLQAQPDVGIPLGTVLLVPGWTGSKEDFTPLVHHLARYGWRTVAVDQRGQYETPGPDDPSAYTLAEFGADVVAMSKALGGYSQLVGHSFGGLVAREAVLTDPSVFSTITLLCSGPGAFSDEAKLKGLQMLAFGLDSLPIEQVYDLKLEHDVKEPRFVQPAEDVAAFLRKRFIGNSPVGLAAVTRRLMDSDDRTEKLAKAGVRTQVVYGETDDGWPLAVQDEMAKRLGVRAQVVPDAGHSPAIDQPAATARLLVDFFHKH, via the coding sequence GTGAGTACGCCACGGACGATGACACTGCCCGACGGGGTTCACCCCGCGACTCTGGAGACCGATCGCGGCTCGTTCGCGACGCTCCAGGCCCAGCCGGATGTCGGCATCCCGCTGGGGACGGTCTTGCTCGTTCCCGGCTGGACCGGGAGCAAAGAGGACTTCACGCCGCTGGTGCACCACTTGGCCCGGTACGGGTGGCGGACGGTGGCCGTGGACCAGCGCGGGCAGTACGAAACGCCGGGCCCGGACGACCCGTCGGCGTACACGCTGGCTGAGTTCGGGGCCGATGTGGTGGCGATGAGCAAGGCGCTGGGTGGCTACAGCCAGTTGGTGGGGCACTCGTTCGGCGGGCTGGTCGCGCGCGAGGCGGTACTGACCGATCCGAGCGTTTTCTCGACGATCACGCTGCTGTGCTCCGGGCCGGGCGCCTTCAGCGACGAGGCGAAGCTGAAGGGTCTGCAGATGCTCGCGTTCGGGCTGGACAGCCTGCCGATCGAGCAGGTGTACGACCTCAAGCTCGAGCACGACGTCAAGGAACCCCGCTTCGTACAGCCTGCCGAGGATGTCGCCGCTTTCCTGCGCAAGCGGTTCATCGGCAACTCCCCGGTGGGGCTGGCGGCGGTCACCCGGCGGCTGATGGACTCCGACGATCGGACCGAGAAGCTGGCCAAGGCGGGCGTTCGCACCCAGGTTGTGTACGGCGAGACGGATGACGGCTGGCCGCTGGCGGTGCAGGACGAGATGGCGAAGCGGCTCGGAGTACGGGCTCAGGTCGTGCCGGACGCCGGTCACTCCCCCGCGATCGATCAGCCTGCGGCGACGGCCCGGTTACTGGTGGACTTCTT